A region of the Candidatus Kryptobacter tengchongensis genome:
ATGCTTGCGACGCCTTGATTATTAGGATTATTCTTTTCATTTGCAAGGCGAAGCAATTTTTCATGATAACCCTCTTTTCTTCTCGTCATCACATCAGCTATATTAAATTCAACAGGCTTAAAATCAAACTCAAAAATTTGCCCCCCGTAATTTGGATCTATGTAAATATTGAAATTCGGCGATTCAATTATCAATTCTTCTTTTCCATCTTTATCAAAATCCGTAAGTTCATAGCGAATCAACTTTTTTCCTTCAACTTTGTCAAGTTCATTCTCAGCACTGATCAAATTCCTATACGCAGTTGATCTTAGATTTGTAAGATATAATCCTCCAAAAATTCCATGCCAATATGGGTCATTACATTGGGCAGACCATATTTTATTAAGGGCAATGTTGACATCTTTGCCCTTTGATTGAAGTTTTCTTGCTCTATCGGAAACTCTTAACATTTTTTTATGAAGGTTATTCGCCTCGGGATACTTTACAAGGAAATTTCTCCAGAATCCACCTCTGAAAAATCTTGAATATTGTTCATACATTCCCTCTTCTTTCAAATGCTCTTCAAGTTTCTCATAATCAAGATAAGCATCAGCGGGCAAGGCCCAGTGCATCATTTCAGCATACGAAGCATTCGGCAGATAAATTCTTCCAGTTGGTTTTATCTTCTCAATAACTTCTGAAAAATGAAGTATGTTAATCCAATCGCTATTTTCCTCAAGCGCAGTGAAAAACTCCTCAAGCCATCCATCTTCATAGACATGCTTGTATGTATTTGGCCATACACCAAATTTTTCCCCATCATCAGCGTAAACAACAACTCTATCCCCATTTTCAGTTGCAATTTCCCTTAAGTAATCAATCGTTTTTTCAACAGGTTGAAATGGGATTGTGTATCTCAACATTTTGCTTATGGGAAAGATATTGACGGTGTAGCCTTGTTCTTCCGTAATGTAGTATCCCAGAAGTTGTTCCCCAGTTAAGCCAGCATACCGAAAATGTGTATCATCAATTATAACATATTTAACCCCAGCCATTGCGATGAACTTAACAATATGCTGTTCCCATACCCTTTCAGCAAGCCACATCCCAACAGGTTTTCTTCCGAAATTTTCAACAATAAAATCGCTCAATTTCTTTATCTGATCAAGTTTGTCTTGGTCTGGAATTATGGCAAGGATTGGTTCATAAAATCCACCCGTTATCAGTTCAATTTGTCCATTATCCACGAGGACTTTCAAATCATTTAAAAACTCGGGATGATTTTTCAAAATCCAATCAAACAAAACACCTGTATAATGCTGTGCAAGTTTAATTTTAGGATGCTTTGCAAGGATTTCAATGAACGGCTTATAAGCAACCTTATATGCGTGCTCAAAAACAAAATCAAAATTACCAACAGGTTGGTGATTGTGGATTCCAAGAACAAGATTGATTTTTTTCACTTTAAAATGTTAATCTTTTGTTTTCATTACTTTTCAGGTCTCATGTGTGGGAAAAGGATTACATCACGAATTGTCCTTTGATTTGTTAAAATCATCACAAGTCGGTCAATTCCAATTCCAAGCCCTGCAGTTGGTGGCATACCATATTCAAGCGCTCTGATAAAATCTTCATCTATAGTCATCGCTTCTTCATCACCTTGAGCCCGAAGCCTTGCTTGCTCTTCAAACCTCATTCGCTGATCTATTGGGTCATTCAACTCACTAAAAGCGTTGCACACCTCCATCCCGCAGATTATAACCTCAAACCTTTCAACAAGTCTTGGGTTATTTCTATGCCTCTTGGCAAGCGGGGACATCTCCACGGGATAATCAATTACAAAAGTTGGCTGAATTAAATTTGGCTGAACAAGCTCCGAGAAAATTTCATCAATTATTTTCCCAATCCCAATTTTTGACGAGACATCAACATTAAGCCTTTTAGCAATTACACGAAGTTCCTCTTCAGATTTTCCCTCAAGATTTTCGCCCGTGTATTGTTTGAGAAGTTCAAACATCGGAATTCTCTTCCAAGGTGGGGTCAGATCAATTTCATTATCACCAAACTTTATCTTAGCTGTTCCATTGACACGCAAATTCACATTATAAATTAAATTTTCCGTAAACTCCATCATCCAATTGTAATCTTTATAAGCCACATAAAGTTCAAGCATTGTAAACTCAGGATTATGCATCCTGTCCATCCCCTCATTCCTAAAATCTTTTCCGATCTCATAAACGCCATCAAATCCCCCAACTATCAATCTTTTTAAATAAAGTTCATCCGCAATTCTCAAATAAAGATCCATATCAAGCGCATTATGATGGGTTACAAAAGGTCTTGCGGTTGCACCACCATAAACGGGCTGTAGAATTGGGGTTTCAACTTCAATGAAACCATAAGAATCAAGAATCTCACGAATTGTGCTTATTATCTTTGCTCGCTTTATGAAAACCTGTCTTACATCTGGATTTACTATCAAATCAACATATCTTTGCCTATATCTCATTTCCTTATCTGTAAATGGGTCGTAAACAATTCTGTTACCTTGTTCATCAATCTTCTCTTTAACCACGGGCAAAGGTCGTATCGCCTTCGCAAGAATTTGATAATCTTCAACTTTTACAGTTACCTCCCCAGTTCTCGTCCTGAATACCTCACCTCTAACACCAATTATATCACCTATATCAAGCAATTTCAAAATATCGTATTTATCACCGAGGATATCTTTTTTGAAATAAATTTGAATTTTCCCTTTTGAATCCTGAATATGTGAAAATGTAGCTTTCCCCATTCTTCTGATTGACATAATTCTTCCAGCTATGGAAACATTCATCGGTGGGTCTTCATCTCTAAAATTTTTCAAGATTTCCTCAGAGTAAGAATTCACGGGAAATTCATAGGGATATGGGTTAATTCCAAGCTTCTTAAGTTCCTCCATCTCTTCAATGCGTCTTTTCATCAACTGATTAAATTCTTCCCAGTATTGAAGCTTAAGATCGTTCTCCAAGTTTCAATGCTTCTTTGTTTTTTATTGTTTTTAATTTAATTAAATTTGAGAAAAAAATGAAAACGCTTCCATCATTAAAACAAAGTGAGGTAAAAATGAAAATTTCAAGCAAAACTTTCAATTTGATAACCTACATAAGTTTGGCGATTTTAATTTTGCTTCTTATCGGAATGCTGACCAAAACTATTCCACCTGAATATTATATCCATGCTCTTGTAGTTGCATTTGCAATTTTCTTCCTTCGTTTGATCCTTCGCATCTTGATGATTAAACAATCAAAATCAGAAACGCAAGATGAGAGATAAAAAATTTCTCCTTGAAAAGGAAAAATTAATTTCTGAAATTGTAGAAATTGCACATCTAATTTACGAAAAGGGGTTCATCTCAGCGATGGACGGTAATATATCAGCACGACTTGGAAATGGAAATATACTTTGCACTCCAACTGCGGTAAATAAAGGCGATTTGAAAAGATCACAAATAGTTGAAATTGATCCCGATGGAAATTTGACATATGGGATTTACAAGCCATCAACAGAGATAAAGTTGCATCTTTTCATTTACAGTCAAAGAGAAGATATAAATGCGATAGTGCATGCGCATCCACCTTTTGCGACTGCGTTTGCAACTGCTGGGCTTTCTCTTGAGGGATTTGTTCTTCCAGAGGTGATAGTAAATCTTGGCAAAATTCCGCTTGCGAAATATGCAACTCCTTCAACCGATGAAGTTGCTTTGTCAGTTCAACCTTTTGTGAAAAATTGCGATGCTTTTCTTCTTCAAAATCACGGGGCTGTTACACTTGGGAAAAATTTAAAAGATGCTTATTTCAAGATGGAAAAACTTGAGCACTACGCTACGATAGTCTTACTTGCAAGGGTTCTTGGTGGTGAGAAAACTTTAACGCTTGATGATGTAAAGAAATTATCTGAGATAAGTTTGAAAAGTTATGGAAAACAAATCAAAATTTAATCTCTATGGAGAAAATTAAAGTTGCTGTATTGCTCGGTGGCACATCCCCTGAAAGAGATGTTTCAATAGTTTCAGGGAAGTATGTAACTCAGGGATTGAGAGAAGCTGGTTACATCGTTAAACCTATTGACCCAGCTCTCGGAATAAATCAACCAGAAAATGAAGATGAACTTTTTATAAGCGCAATAAGAGAAACCCCACCAACTGAGGAAGAGCTCGCAAGATATTCAAACAAAAATGTAATAGAGTGCATAAATTCACATTTACTTGATGATATTGATGTTGTGTTCATAATTTTGCATGGTAAATGGGGAGAAGACGGAACGGTTCAAGCACTCCTTGAACTTCGTGGGAAAAAATATACTGGCTCGGGTGTTCTCGCAAGCGCAATTGGTATAGACAAAAATATATCAAAAATAGTTTTTAAACATAACGGAGTTCAAACTCCAGACTGGTTTACAATAAAAAAGAACAAAATTGACCTGAACGAAATTCGCAGAAAAATAGAAAAATCATTTTCTTATCCCTGTGTTGTTAAGCCAAACGATCAGGGCTCAACCGTCGGATTAAGCGTTGTCCATTGTCCTGAGGAAATTGAGCCAGCTCTTGAACTTGCTTTTAAGTATTCCGATATAGCTCTCGTTGAGGATTTTATAGAAGGTAAAGAGTTAACAGTTGGAATACTTGGAAATATGGCTTTGCCAGTCATTGAAATAATACCCAAGGGAGGGATCTACGACTATTATCACAAATATACAAAGGGAGCAACCGAATACATTGTTCCAGCAGAAATCCCTGAGGAATGGACAAAAAAACTTCAAGAACAAGCATTAATTGCATTTGAATCAGTTGGTTGCAAAGGATTTGCAAGGGTTGATTTCAGGGTAACCGATAAAGGCGAAACCTTCTGCCTTGAAATCAACACACTACCGGGGATGACCGGGACAAGTTTAGTTCCAAAAGCAGCGAAAGCCGCTGGGATTGAATTTCCTGAATTAGTTGATAGAATTGTGAAGTTAGCCCTTTTAGAGTGAATTATTTTCTTAGTATGTTCTCAAGAATTTTCGTCCCACGCTTTTTTATTTCTTGATCAAGTTCCTTTAACTTTTGCTCCCTCAGATTTTCAACTAAAGTCACGATATTTTTATATTCATCCGCTTTATTTGTTAACTCCTTTATCTTCTCATCAATTTTCAACTCAAATTCCCTTCTTATCTCCTCAAGTTTAGCTCGTGCCATTGATTCTGCTTCGTTTTTCAATTGCTCAATTTCCTTCCCAACCGCCTCCCTAAAACCACTACTTAACTGTTTGTCCAGACTTGAATTTAAACTCATACTTAATTGACCATTGACAATGCCTAAAGAAACATCCGCATCAAAACTTTTCACAGCACTAAAAGTATTTTTAACTAAACTTGAAAACTTTTGCTCATATATGTTTGCTGGATTAAAAGCTGGAAATACGAAATGTGGATTATAAAGGACAAACTTAAATTCAGAGGCTAATTCCTTGCCCTGTCTTGAAAGTCTTACCACAACATCACCTACAGAGTTTTCAACCTTAACCGGTAGATATTTAACCGAATGCTCAAAATTGAAATCTGCGATCGGTAAATTTACAAGTTCAAAATCCAAAGTTTGCTTTGAAACTTCACCCAAGAAATAAAGTTCAGCTTTAAGCCTCAAACTTGCTTTGTCAGGTCTATCTCCAATAAGCATAACACGAATTGGCTCTCCAACAATTTTAGGTTGATTGCTTACATTGGTGATTTCCCCTTTAATTTTAAAGCCTGCATTTGTCTCGCCAGATAAAACACATTTTTTTAACCAAAACCCAGGCAACGCTCTCTCCTTTACGAAATGAATATCCTGACCTTTCAACCTCGGAGGTCTTTTTTCTTTCTCAGGTTTCAAGGCTTGCATCTTTTCAATATATCCTTCAACAGCATTTGAATACCTTTCATATGTCAAGTAATACGAGAAAAGTTTAGGACCGATGAGGTATTTAACAAAATTAAGATTTTTTATGTCTGGAAGTTTTGCGTAATCTTTTACTTTTTGAATATCACTTTTTATTTGCTCTTGAATTTCAAGTTTGATCGCATTTACCTCATTTGGCAACTGTTTAATCTCATTAACCTTTGCTTCATATTTAGATTTTATTTCATTTATTTGTTTTATGCTTCCATTCACAAGATCATAAGTTGCTTTAAGGTCGCTTACTGTCTTTATAGATGATGGGTTTATACTTCTAAAATTCGCCTCTATCTCCTTGAGTTTATTTATATCAGTTTGTAGATTTTCAAAGTCAGATTTATACTTTTGAATTTTACCTTCAATTAAATTCTTAACTGAATCTATCTTCGCAGGGGTGTTGAATTGAATTTTATCTATTATATCCTTTGGCTTAAGATCTTTGACTTCGGAAACCAATTCAAAAGCGGGGGCTTTTTTTAGCTCATCCAACAGAGCCGTAAATTGTTTTTCAAAAAAACTTGGTTCTTTTTTTGTTACTTTCTTAATTCTATCGGGCAGGCGTCCATCTGTTTTTCTATCGGTGAAAGTTTTGATGTTTAAAATTTGCATATTTTCTATAACTATCTTCCGCTTTAACAAAGCTGGGAGAGAAAGTTTAAATTCAACGGGACCTGTCTCAATCATGTTCTTCATCGTATGCTCGGGATGCGTTATTTGAATTCTTCTCCACTTTATCATTAGATTCAACAAGGAAACATCAAGGTCATCAATTTCAACTTTTGCACCTACAATACTTGACCCTGCTTTTTCAAGTTGACTTTCAAGCCATCTATCTGTAAGTAAGATGTTAAGCAAGACGACAATAATTATAACCACTCCAATAAATATAACCCCAGATTTTCTTATGTATTTCATACTACCTCACTCCAAAATTTAATTTTTTGATAGAGCTGATAGATTTTTGAAGCCTTTATAGCTTTAATCAACCCCAATTTTTGAATATGGGGATCAACTTTTTCACGGTAATTTTTAACTAACCATTTACTTCCAAAATAAACGGGAAAAAATAACAAGAAAGATATAACCGTGCTTCCCATTACAACGGTATTGTAAAATCTCGTAAAAGGAATCACAGGAGACTGGTAAAGCGATGTCCATAAACTTCGCAATGATTCAACATCTACGAGAATCCAGTAACCGAAAGAATGGAAAAACGGATCAAATATATATGCGACTGCTCCAAAAACAGCTATTCCAAGGAAAACAGCGCCAAAGTTCACATTAACAACTATAACGATTATCCAGATCAAGATGCTATGCAAAGTATTCCATGGTATAAGCCCAAGACACATTCCAAACGCAAAACCAGCAGCAACTTGTCCTGGGGTTCCCTGTGAGCGTAAAATTTTCACAATTTTTGCTATCAACTGTAAAATTGGCATAATTTCACAGCGAATTTAATTTTGTTTTAAATATGTATCGCTTCTTTTAACGAATCAGCCGAAGCTTCCATCAATGTTTCAGATAAAGTTGGGTGTGCATGAATTGTTTTAGCTATTTCAAAAGCCGTGCTTTCAAGAGTTTTAGCAACCCCAAATTCAGCGATTAATTCCGTTGCCTCAGGACCTACGATATGTGCACCAAGCAATTCACCATATTTTGCATCAAAAATGACCTTAACCATCCCTTCCGTCTCACCAAGCGCAAGTGCTTTCCCATTTGCTCTGAAAGGAAAACGCCCAACCTTGATCTCATAACCAAGTTCAATGGCTTTTTCCTCGGTCAATCCAATGCTTGCAACTTGCGGAATACAATATGTGCAGTTTGGAATTCCATAATAATCAATTGGCAAAGTTTCAACCCCAGCTATATTCTCAACACATCTAATTCCCTCAGCGGACGCTACATGTGCAAGCAGTGGTGGTCCAATAACATCACCAATTGCATATATACCATCAACATTTGTCTTGTAAGTTTTTTTATCAACTTTGATAAAAGAATTTTCAACTTCAACGCCGACATTTTCAAGCCCAAGATCATCAGAATTTCCACGAACTCCAATTGCAACAAGAGCAAGATCTGCTTTTAAAGTTTTCTCACCGCTTTCATTTTGAATTTTCACCTGCGCTTGACCATCAACCGCTTTTGCCTCAACAACTTTCGTCCCAGTTAAAATATCAATACCCGACTTTTGAAATGATTTAGCAAGTATATCTGTTATTTCCCTATCTTCATTTGGCAGAATTGAAGACATCATCTCCAACAATGTTATCTTCGTTCCAAAAGAATTGTAGAAATAGGCAAATTCAACGCCAATTGCCCCAGCCCCGATGATTATCATTGATCTTGGTGGTTCCTCAAGAAGCATTGCCTCTTTACTTGTGATGATAACTTTACCATCTATATTAATTCCATGTAATTCTCTTGGCCTTGCACCCGTTGCAATGATTATATTACTTGCTTGAATTTCTATTTCATCTTTTTCATTTTTTACACCTACAAGACCAGGTTTTAAGACAAAACCGTGACCGGAAATTTTCGTTACATTGTTTTTTCTGAGCAAAAATTCAACTCCTTTTGTTAATCTTTCCGCAACCTGTCTGCTTCTTTGAATTATCTTTTTGAAATCAAAGCCCAAGTTTTCAACTTTTAGCCCAAACTCACTTGCCCTTTTTACAAGATTGAAAAGTTCAGCCGATTTTAGCAAAGCCTTCGTTGGAATACATCCCCAGTTAAGGCAGATCCCCCCAACACGATCTTTTTCAATTAAAGCAGTTTTAAAACCAAGTTGAGATGCTCTTATGGCAGCAACATAACCTCCTGGACCACCGCCAATTATTGCTATATCAAATTTTTCAGGCATATTAGAGAAAAGTTTGTTTTAAAATTTACAAAAATTTAAAAACGAGGAATGAGAAATAAAAATCTTGTAGGGGGGATATGGGGAGAGTTAAACGAAAAAGGGCGGGCTAAAACCCGCCCCCTGCATTGTCTAAAATCCAACTTTCAAATTGAACACATGATTTGCACTAAAATATGTCACCGGGACATAAGCATAATCAAACGACACCTTTAATCCAATCAAACTTTCCGTATTAACCCCAGCGCCAAGTGTATAATGATGCCAAATTGAAGTTAATTCACCTGACTTGCTATAATTATAGCCCGCTCTGAGGAAGAAAATATTTTTAAATGAATACTCAAATCCGAACTTATAAGCATCTATAGCGTAAAAGTTATTTGCTTGATATAATCCAGTGAGAGATAAATTGTTAACTTCACCTATCGTATAATTGTATCCAAGTCCAATTTCAAATGAAGTTGGCATTGGGAATGAAGCCGCTTCAACTTTATAAAATGTGACTCCTCTTTCCGAGCCTGGAACCACTGCCCTAACCCACAATCCCGAACCACCATATTTCATCGTTGGTCCTATATTCTTAACAACAACACCAAGTGAAAGTCCAGAAATATTCAACATATTTCGGTATTGAATTCCAGCATCAAACGCAAAACCAGTTGCGCTAACCCTTCCAAAACTTTCATTTACAAGGTTGAAATTTACACCAACAGAAACACGATCGGATAATCTTTTTGAGTAAGTCAAACTCGCAACAAAAAAGTTCGGGCTTATAACCTCACCTGTTCCGTCAGGTTGAAATTCAGTCGTAATAGGAATATCTCCAAAATCAAATGTTCTTAACGATAGACCAACCGAACCAAACCCAAATTTTCCGACCAAAGCAAGATAATTAATTCCGATATCTGCAATATAACGTCGGTGAGAAAACATCGCCTGACCATTTCCGACGATCCAATCAACCCCACCCGGATTCCAAGTTATTGCTTCAACACCTTCTGCAAGGACTCCAGATGCACCAGCCATAGCTGTATATCTTGCTCCAACTGGAATAGTAAGCTCAGGCGCAGCGGATGTTCCAGCTTTTGATTGCGCAAATAACCACTGCCCCGAAATTAGCAAAACAATTATTAAATAAATCTTTCTCATGGTTCAAACTCCGTTTTTTTATTTTTAAATAACCGCCCCTAACGAAAGGGGCGGTGTTAAATTTTAATAAGTTGGAATTATCTCCTCTTCTTGAACGATCATGAGCTTTAAAATTTTCGTCTTTCCAATATCCGGCATGTCAATATGGACAATGTAAATACCACTTGCAACAGGAAGATTGTGCTCATTTCTTAAATTCCACCTCGCAAATTGCGAATCATCATCTTTATAAATCGTCTTCACAAGAACACCAGCAAGGTTGAATATCCTTATCGTTGCTTTCTTCGGCAAATGGTTGAAAGTTATATACTTTAACAACCTATCGGTTTCCATTAAATTAAATCCATAATATGGGTTCGGAAAAGCGTTAATTTTTTCAACATCTTGACGGGCAAGTTGAACATCACCAACTGTTGGAGCTTGTGTGACAAATACAAATGTATCAGCAGGCGTATTTACACGATTTGGATAAAGTTTTAAAGTTACATCTGCACGGTAAGGCTCTTGAGTTCCCCTTTGATATAACCACAAAGCCCACAAAACTGGATAAGCGCTATGATTAGAACCGTTGGTCATAAATCCTCTTCCTTGTGTTGGATCCCATGCTTTTCCAGTAGGATCATAATCACTATCTAAAATCCATATATATTCATATGGCGTAATTGCATCATTCGCATCTGAGATATCCCATTGTCTATTTGCATTTCTATCACGAACGACGACATTTAACTGCCGAGGTGAGTTCGGATTTTCAATATCAAAAACCTGGAAAGGAACATCAAAGAACCCTTCATATGCACCATTATTCCATGTTTGATACATAAATGCTTTTTGCGATTTTGCTGGATCAACTGTATAAGGTTCTCCAAGGTCATATTTCCCATTATTATTTGCATCTGTATATCCAGTTTTTGCAGAAAATCTAATTTCAACTGATTTAAAATCACCTGGTGCCAAGCTACTTCCAGTGAAGTTTGGACCCAAAAATACAGCACCAAATAACAGCTCACCACCATTTGCTGGATTTCCTGTGAACCATCTATTTGCAGATGGCTCTGCAACCCATTCTTTCCCAGCAAGAGGTGGACCCATTACTTTTACAAAAATACCATCAACTACCGGATAAGCTTCACCCCCAGATTGATTTGTCCCGGTTGCTTTTACCTTATTTTCATTAACATCAACGATATACCAATTCCCTTCATTATCAAATCTTACTTGATAAGTATGTCCTGTTGTGATAGATGGATCAACAAGTATGGCGACCACTTCGCCATCACTTTTACCCTTATGTATAACTTCTAAGGTATCGCCCACCACTCCAAAGTATCTTGACCCAGGCGGTGGAGATTGCGGGGTGGCTTTAAGGACAATCGGGGTGCTTTCAAGGGCTCTAAATGGAGACAATGGATCTGGGTTGTATGCATAGGCAGTCACAGCATAGTAATAAGTTTGACCATTTACAAGCGGTCGCTGACGGATATAATCTGTGGTCAAAGCAAGAAAATGTCTTATCCCGCTATTGCTACCGGTTTGAACTGGGACTGATAAAAGAACTCCCGTTTTCGGGTCTATAGTTCTATCAAGTATGACAGTGACATCATTGATGACATCATATGTTGCTATCTTAACAGCCTCATTTAAACCTGCTGTTGCCGAAGGTAATTGATAAACGTTGTATCCCTCAAAAATAAATCCAGCTGATTTAAAGTTCTCAATTGCATTAACACTTGCCTGATCCCATCCCCAGTTTAACACAATTTGACGATCTAATTCAGCAACCTTAACATTTGGCGCTGGAGGTGGAGATGGCAAGACAAATAAATTATCATAGGCAAATTGAGCATAGGTATCATAATACTTTAGAACCAAAACACTTGAAAGATTATCAGCACCCATTGC
Encoded here:
- a CDS encoding Por secretion system C-terminal sorting domain-containing protein, whose product is MRRILILSIFILTFIGLVVGREDPLKKRGEEFFFKSGAAGVTQTVIDANNITSWISVISSPGGLGWPPLIRNSYNGTFPRGSGVGMIYREGLMIGGLVNDGVSPVLRAQGIFYRTSIRPGRIVTKGQAEDYNLPDVKRVWRVRPDYQTADLKADAAEYFMKPLKDVTPADEDALRQQYENDWKDWPADKGAPWYTTTGPDAYKVKYGPGFDPNNPNHVPGIPGATQTVWTVGNDLDASLGQSVFSSVPIGLEIQVTEWCYAVSNPLNNIIFQQFRIIYKGTATADPNSTIDSVYVVKWSDPDLGEYSDDLAGCDSVLGLGYVYNANTVDAEYQAIGYPAPAVGFDFLQGPAYYTGNPNDSAVIGLEWRKGYKYWNENPLTTFVFFAAGTGISDPTNANQWFNLMRGGLPRPEYPSFVPFWSAFTAQDPNAYPTKYAVAGDPVTGTGWIDGRVIPPGDRRIVNVTGPFRLSLGDTAEIVVALIGAMGADNLSSVLVLKYYDTYAQFAYDNLFVLPSPPPAPNVKVAELDRQIVLNWGWDQASVNAIENFKSAGFIFEGYNVYQLPSATAGLNEAVKIATYDVINDVTVILDRTIDPKTGVLLSVPVQTGSNSGIRHFLALTTDYIRQRPLVNGQTYYYAVTAYAYNPDPLSPFRALESTPIVLKATPQSPPPGSRYFGVVGDTLEVIHKGKSDGEVVAILVDPSITTGHTYQVRFDNEGNWYIVDVNENKVKATGTNQSGGEAYPVVDGIFVKVMGPPLAGKEWVAEPSANRWFTGNPANGGELLFGAVFLGPNFTGSSLAPGDFKSVEIRFSAKTGYTDANNNGKYDLGEPYTVDPAKSQKAFMYQTWNNGAYEGFFDVPFQVFDIENPNSPRQLNVVVRDRNANRQWDISDANDAITPYEYIWILDSDYDPTGKAWDPTQGRGFMTNGSNHSAYPVLWALWLYQRGTQEPYRADVTLKLYPNRVNTPADTFVFVTQAPTVGDVQLARQDVEKINAFPNPYYGFNLMETDRLLKYITFNHLPKKATIRIFNLAGVLVKTIYKDDDSQFARWNLRNEHNLPVASGIYIVHIDMPDIGKTKILKLMIVQEEEIIPTY